The following are from one region of the Nocardioides marmotae genome:
- a CDS encoding hydroxylase produces the protein MHEVRERILARADEIAAEAEANDELGRLTDTTAEVLRSSGVIRMLQPVEHGGYEADPVEFFRTVRDIGVRSASAGWVAGVVGVHAFEIAQMDALVQKEIWSEDPDTWIASPYAPIGRAVPVEGGYQFSGRWPFSSGTDHCQWIVLGGMIVGDDGKPLPNGVRHFVLPRSDYEIQHDSWDVVGLRGTGSKDVLIEGAFVPAHRVLDPVAMEDGGLADQVGRGDSPLYRMPFHPMFTAGITTATVAMAQGALAAFVDAMRGRVTARGVKTANDPHQLAVLGRAIADIEASEVQLFADIERMWEQAQRGERFTPEQRLLVRRNQVRITRRAIDAVDELFLHAGGAVLRRGNPMQRFWRDIRAAANHASNVADPIYQAYGLNMFDKPTPPSVLY, from the coding sequence ATGCACGAGGTACGCGAACGCATCCTCGCCCGCGCCGACGAGATCGCCGCCGAGGCCGAGGCCAACGACGAGCTCGGCCGGCTGACCGACACGACCGCGGAGGTGCTGCGCTCCAGCGGCGTCATCCGCATGCTGCAGCCCGTCGAGCACGGCGGGTACGAGGCCGACCCGGTGGAGTTCTTCCGGACGGTGCGCGACATCGGCGTCCGCTCGGCCTCCGCGGGCTGGGTGGCCGGCGTCGTGGGCGTGCACGCCTTCGAGATCGCCCAGATGGACGCCCTGGTCCAGAAGGAGATCTGGAGCGAGGACCCCGACACCTGGATCGCCTCGCCCTACGCGCCCATCGGCCGCGCCGTCCCCGTCGAGGGCGGCTACCAGTTCTCGGGTCGCTGGCCCTTCTCCTCCGGGACCGACCACTGCCAGTGGATCGTCCTGGGCGGGATGATCGTCGGCGATGACGGCAAGCCGCTGCCCAACGGCGTACGGCACTTCGTGCTGCCCCGCAGCGACTACGAGATCCAGCACGACTCCTGGGACGTCGTCGGCCTGCGCGGCACCGGCAGCAAGGACGTGCTCATCGAGGGCGCCTTCGTGCCGGCCCACCGGGTCCTCGACCCGGTCGCGATGGAGGACGGCGGGCTGGCCGACCAGGTCGGCCGCGGCGACTCCCCGCTGTACCGGATGCCGTTCCACCCGATGTTCACCGCCGGCATCACCACCGCCACCGTGGCGATGGCCCAGGGCGCGCTCGCGGCGTTCGTCGACGCGATGCGCGGCCGGGTGACCGCCCGCGGCGTCAAGACCGCCAACGACCCCCACCAGCTGGCCGTGCTCGGCCGGGCCATCGCCGACATCGAGGCCAGCGAGGTGCAGCTCTTCGCCGACATCGAGCGGATGTGGGAGCAGGCCCAGCGCGGCGAGCGGTTCACGCCCGAGCAGCGCCTGCTCGTGCGGCGCAACCAGGTGCGGATCACCCGCCGGGCCATCGACGCCGTCGACGAGCTCTTCCTGCACGCCGGCGGAGCGGTCCTGCGGCGCGGCAACCCGATGCAGCGCTTCTGGCGCGACATCCGGGCCGCGGCCAACCATGCCAGCAACGTGGCGGACCCGATCTACCAGGCCTACGGGCTCAACATGTTCGACAAGCCCACCCCGCCGTCGGTCCTCTACTGA
- a CDS encoding alpha/beta fold hydrolase, translated as MTDTFSEEATSRFVQTPSGRVHYHEHGEGHPVVLLHGSGPGATGWSNFAPTIRELGKEFRCLAVDMPGWGKSDPVSYDERDHARTALEFLDALGIEQAAFVGNSMGGATAVMFAATHQDRTSHLVTMGAGVGGAHLFVPGGGPSEGVRVLQRTYQDPSLENFRDLCRVMTFDPVHASEELVRQRHQAAVDHPEHIANFAAGIGRPRPHLASHAQIAGITAPSLFFHGRDDRVVHYESTLKLVSLVPRSRAVLLADCGHWVQLEHADEFNRTVADFLRHH; from the coding sequence GTGACCGACACCTTCAGCGAGGAAGCGACCAGCCGCTTCGTGCAGACGCCGAGCGGGCGGGTGCACTACCACGAGCACGGCGAGGGCCACCCGGTCGTGCTGCTGCACGGCTCCGGCCCGGGCGCCACCGGGTGGAGCAACTTCGCCCCCACCATCCGCGAGCTGGGCAAGGAGTTCCGCTGCCTGGCCGTCGACATGCCCGGGTGGGGCAAGTCCGACCCGGTGTCCTACGACGAGCGCGACCACGCCCGGACCGCGCTGGAGTTCCTCGACGCCCTCGGCATCGAGCAGGCCGCCTTCGTCGGCAACTCGATGGGCGGCGCCACCGCGGTGATGTTCGCCGCGACCCACCAGGACCGCACCAGCCACCTGGTGACCATGGGCGCCGGCGTGGGCGGTGCCCACCTGTTCGTCCCCGGCGGCGGGCCCAGCGAGGGCGTGCGCGTGCTGCAGCGGACCTACCAGGACCCGAGCCTGGAGAACTTCCGCGACCTGTGCCGGGTGATGACCTTCGACCCGGTGCACGCCTCGGAGGAGCTGGTCCGCCAGCGCCACCAGGCCGCGGTCGACCACCCCGAGCACATCGCGAACTTCGCCGCCGGCATCGGGCGCCCCCGCCCGCACCTGGCCAGCCACGCCCAGATCGCCGGGATCACCGCGCCCTCGCTGTTCTTCCACGGCCGCGACGACCGCGTCGTCCACTACGAGAGCACGCTGAAGCTGGTCTCGCTGGTGCCCCGCTCCCGCGCCGTCCTGCTCGCCGACTGCGGCCACTGGGTCCAGCTCGAGCACGCCGACGAGTTCAACCGCACCGTCGCCGACTTCCTGCGCCACCACTGA
- a CDS encoding MmgE/PrpD family protein translates to MSPASPVHPGATAALVAFVTDRSRPADPATRAALRDLVVDTVGVAVAGRTTEPVRLLEDWLREEEPAERGAVRPGTAAAWGSPRRLGPADAALVNGTAAHALDWDDAAPSMAMHPAAVLLPTLFALAARRPVSGPELDAAYCVGSAVFRAVSETLPHALHYGRGWHNTSTTGRLAATAAGAHLLGTPPATTAHAIGMAASMAAGSLANFGSMTKPMHAGLAARDAVMALGLASRGFTANPAQLEARGGFLHLFGEYDAGLAARLGERLEHWATAWVHDFAIKPYPSCFATQRAIDAARELRAELAAQGSGPADVARVEVSLEHGGTRPLRDAPPRTGLEAKFSVEYTVALALVAGDVVLDDFTDAALARPDVAALAPRVHLSERPPAEGPGHTVVRVHTAAGRVLERTVHHSRGDAHNPLTAPELAAKFRQCAGPDSDAWFEQLRAVPDAASTADLQTVLAGPPRA, encoded by the coding sequence GTGAGCCCCGCGAGCCCTGTGCACCCCGGCGCCACCGCCGCGCTGGTCGCGTTCGTCACCGACCGCAGCCGCCCGGCCGACCCCGCGACCCGCGCGGCGCTGCGCGACCTCGTCGTCGACACCGTCGGCGTCGCGGTCGCCGGCCGGACGACCGAGCCCGTCCGCCTCCTGGAGGACTGGCTGCGCGAGGAGGAGCCCGCCGAGCGCGGCGCGGTCCGACCCGGCACGGCCGCCGCCTGGGGATCGCCCCGCCGGCTCGGTCCCGCCGACGCCGCCCTGGTCAACGGCACCGCGGCGCACGCCCTGGACTGGGACGACGCCGCCCCCTCGATGGCCATGCACCCCGCCGCCGTCCTGCTGCCGACGCTGTTCGCCCTGGCGGCGCGCCGGCCGGTCTCCGGGCCGGAGCTCGACGCGGCGTACTGCGTGGGCTCGGCGGTCTTCCGCGCGGTCTCCGAGACGCTCCCCCACGCCCTGCACTACGGCCGCGGCTGGCACAACACCTCCACCACCGGCCGGCTGGCCGCGACGGCGGCCGGCGCGCACCTGCTCGGGACGCCGCCGGCGACCACCGCGCACGCGATCGGCATGGCCGCCTCGATGGCCGCCGGCAGCCTGGCCAACTTCGGCTCGATGACCAAGCCGATGCACGCCGGGCTGGCGGCCCGTGACGCCGTCATGGCGCTGGGCCTGGCGAGCCGCGGGTTCACCGCGAACCCCGCGCAGCTCGAGGCGCGCGGCGGGTTCCTCCACCTCTTCGGCGAGTACGACGCCGGGCTGGCCGCGCGGCTCGGTGAGCGGCTGGAGCACTGGGCCACGGCCTGGGTCCACGACTTCGCCATCAAGCCCTACCCCTCCTGCTTCGCCACCCAGCGCGCGATCGACGCCGCCCGCGAGCTGCGCGCCGAGCTGGCCGCGCAGGGCTCCGGCCCGGCCGACGTCGCCCGCGTGGAGGTCTCCCTCGAGCACGGCGGCACCCGCCCGCTGCGCGACGCCCCGCCGCGGACCGGCCTGGAGGCGAAGTTCTCCGTGGAGTACACCGTCGCCCTCGCGCTGGTCGCCGGCGACGTCGTGCTCGACGACTTCACCGACGCGGCGCTCGCCCGCCCCGACGTCGCGGCCCTCGCGCCGCGGGTCCACCTCTCCGAGCGCCCGCCCGCCGAGGGCCCGGGCCACACCGTCGTGCGCGTGCACACCGCCGCCGGCCGCGTGCTCGAGCGGACCGTCCACCACTCCCGCGGCGACGCCCACAACCCGCTGACCGCGCCGGAGCTGGCCGCGAAGTTCCGCCAGTGCGCCGGCCCCGACTCCGACGCGTGGTTCGAGCAGCTGCGCGCCGTGCCCGACGCGGCGAGCACCGCCGACCTCCAGACCGTCCTCGCCGGCCCTCCGCGGGCCTGA
- a CDS encoding IclR family transcriptional regulator, which produces MAVIAKATQALDLIARAHGPVRLADVASALAIPRSSAHRLLADLVELDILRRDDNGHFLLGARLLTWGLAAELSYDIKGVAEPHMRRLRDETGKSVNLHVLQGDHRVCIAAHRGPTTLLPPIPVGQALPLGIGATGKVLLAFSPAPVRDQVLQRLAEDGRPVPTEEYLSRVRAEHWATSANEQEVGLAAGATIITGNGGRVVAALAIGAGVDQLPPEELESLRPRLLDAARAISEQTTGSTS; this is translated from the coding sequence GTGGCCGTCATCGCCAAGGCGACCCAGGCCCTCGACCTGATCGCCCGCGCGCACGGCCCCGTCCGGCTCGCCGACGTCGCGAGCGCCCTGGCCATCCCCCGCTCCTCGGCCCACCGGCTGCTCGCCGACCTCGTCGAGCTCGACATCCTGCGCCGCGACGACAACGGGCACTTCCTGCTGGGGGCCCGGCTCCTCACCTGGGGGCTGGCCGCCGAGCTCAGCTACGACATCAAGGGCGTGGCCGAGCCGCACATGCGGCGCCTGCGCGACGAGACCGGCAAGAGCGTCAACCTCCACGTCCTCCAGGGCGACCACCGGGTGTGCATCGCCGCCCACCGCGGCCCCACGACCCTGCTGCCGCCCATCCCGGTGGGCCAGGCGCTCCCCCTCGGGATCGGCGCGACCGGCAAGGTCCTGCTCGCCTTCAGCCCCGCCCCGGTGCGCGATCAGGTGCTGCAGCGGCTGGCCGAGGACGGCCGCCCGGTGCCCACCGAGGAGTACCTCTCGCGCGTGCGCGCCGAGCACTGGGCCACCTCGGCCAACGAGCAGGAGGTCGGTCTCGCGGCCGGCGCGACGATCATCACCGGGAACGGCGGTCGCGTCGTCGCCGCGCTCGCGATCGGCGCCGGTGTCGACCAGCTGCCGCCCGAGGAGCTGGAGTCCCTGCGCCCGCGCCTGCTCGACGCGGCCCGCGCGATCAGCGAGCAGACCACCGGCTCGACCTCCTAG
- a CDS encoding helix-turn-helix domain-containing protein: protein MNGKRGVLARAFDILGCFVGDQPESSVAEICTATGLPPATVHRMLAALAEHGAIERSARGRYRLGPRLWQLGHGVPDVRLLRDCARPALIDLHATTRLPVALATHDGERLRVIDKIAGRGTVAVWEQLGSPALATHPGGLALLAWGGPLETRLPAPTGRPARPEAEFAWRRELAQVRQLGFAHSPAPSPSAAVSSSPAAPAPGSGSARAELRDPWVWAAAPVFGEDQQVNTCVLIGGRRGQHPPVALGRLARTTAQEISAALRAAGDAEDDAVDAVLEATRGGRATSPRPPA from the coding sequence GTGAACGGCAAGCGCGGAGTGCTGGCACGAGCCTTCGACATCCTGGGCTGCTTCGTCGGCGACCAGCCGGAGTCCTCCGTCGCGGAGATCTGCACCGCGACCGGTCTCCCGCCCGCCACCGTCCACCGGATGCTCGCCGCCCTCGCCGAGCACGGCGCGATCGAGCGCAGCGCCCGCGGGCGCTACCGCCTGGGCCCGCGGCTGTGGCAGCTCGGGCACGGCGTCCCCGACGTCCGGTTGCTGCGCGACTGCGCGCGGCCCGCGCTCATCGACCTCCACGCGACCACCCGCCTGCCGGTCGCGCTGGCCACCCACGACGGGGAGCGCCTGCGCGTCATCGACAAGATCGCCGGCCGCGGCACCGTCGCCGTCTGGGAGCAGCTGGGCTCGCCCGCCCTGGCCACCCACCCCGGTGGCCTCGCGCTGCTCGCCTGGGGCGGCCCGCTCGAGACCCGGCTCCCCGCCCCCACCGGCCGTCCCGCCCGCCCGGAGGCCGAGTTCGCCTGGCGCCGCGAGCTCGCCCAGGTGCGCCAGCTCGGGTTCGCCCACTCCCCCGCGCCCTCCCCGTCCGCCGCCGTCTCCTCGTCCCCCGCGGCCCCCGCTCCGGGCTCGGGCTCGGCACGGGCGGAGCTCCGCGACCCGTGGGTCTGGGCAGCGGCCCCGGTCTTCGGCGAGGATCAGCAGGTGAACACCTGCGTCCTCATCGGTGGCCGTCGCGGCCAGCACCCGCCCGTGGCCCTCGGGCGACTCGCGCGCACGACCGCCCAGGAGATCTCCGCCGCGCTGCGCGCAGCCGGCGACGCCGAGGACGACGCCGTCGACGCGGTCCTCGAGGCGACCCGTGGCGGGCGCGCCACGAGCCCTCGACCTCCCGCCTGA
- a CDS encoding ABC transporter substrate-binding protein, whose amino-acid sequence MAQPRLRALAATAVALLVSTSACSSAEGEDSSESSVQVSVFPSFNGLPTFAAQETDIFGDHDLEVEISTAKTASEMVPQVVGGKVDFALLDAATSLVAAAQGVDLVFVAAGTEGGIPEGQEEFSFANVWVAEDSDIEDMSDLSGKTIGIPQIKSLPWVDVRSTVDAAGGDSSTIEFVETPDTLAALKSGQVDAVTTSEPAGSVEKAAGVLRTLGPVNSGGGGVAYLWVTTRAFAEANPDTVEAFAEAINEAGGTLNEDRDLLVDTAVDVVGADRALLEKASYPTYATEPLDEAAIGEAVDYLDSYAMFEKGAPDPADLVAP is encoded by the coding sequence ATGGCACAGCCGCGCCTCCGCGCCCTCGCCGCGACCGCCGTCGCGCTGCTCGTCTCGACCTCGGCCTGCTCCTCCGCCGAGGGGGAGGACTCCTCCGAAAGCTCGGTCCAGGTGAGCGTCTTCCCGTCGTTCAACGGCCTGCCGACCTTCGCCGCGCAGGAGACCGACATCTTCGGCGACCACGACCTCGAGGTCGAGATCAGCACGGCCAAGACCGCCTCGGAGATGGTCCCGCAGGTCGTCGGCGGGAAGGTCGACTTCGCGCTCCTCGACGCGGCGACCTCGCTGGTGGCCGCGGCCCAGGGCGTCGACCTGGTCTTCGTCGCCGCGGGCACCGAGGGCGGGATCCCCGAGGGCCAGGAGGAGTTCTCCTTCGCCAACGTGTGGGTCGCCGAGGACTCCGACATCGAGGACATGAGCGACCTGTCCGGCAAGACCATCGGCATCCCGCAGATCAAGAGCCTCCCGTGGGTCGACGTGCGCTCCACGGTCGACGCGGCCGGCGGCGACAGCTCGACGATCGAGTTCGTCGAGACCCCCGACACCCTCGCCGCGCTGAAGTCCGGCCAGGTCGACGCGGTCACCACGAGCGAGCCCGCCGGCTCGGTCGAGAAGGCCGCCGGCGTGCTGCGCACCCTCGGCCCGGTCAACTCCGGCGGAGGCGGCGTCGCCTACCTCTGGGTGACCACGCGCGCCTTCGCCGAGGCCAACCCCGACACGGTCGAGGCCTTCGCCGAGGCGATCAACGAGGCGGGCGGCACCCTCAACGAGGACCGCGACCTGCTCGTCGACACCGCGGTCGACGTCGTGGGCGCCGACCGGGCGCTGCTGGAGAAGGCTTCCTACCCGACGTACGCCACCGAGCCGCTCGACGAGGCGGCCATCGGCGAGGCGGTCGACTACCTCGACTCCTACGCGATGTTCGAGAAGGGCGCCCCGGACCCGGCCGACCTGGTCGCTCCCTGA
- a CDS encoding ABC transporter permease, protein MTPSTPSARRRGRRLVYRLAAILVAVGVWQLFAAGPGASSDFPSPAATARSAADLVTTGEYWSNIGHSVTTALIGLAVAIVGGLVIGLLIGVSPAARRSTQLLLDFGRTVPAIALLPLFLLLFGATRQLGVVLILVSAVWPVVIQTSYAVGQISPQLKVVARAYHLTRWHRLRYVVAPSMLPFVFAGLRIAATLSLLMAISSEFLGGSDGIGYVLLQAMQINDSDRAFVYSITAALLGVLLNLVFVHLQRRVLWWHSSVRTGGAA, encoded by the coding sequence GTGACCCCGTCCACCCCCTCGGCCCGCCGGCGCGGCCGACGGCTCGTCTACCGCCTCGCCGCGATCCTGGTCGCGGTCGGCGTCTGGCAGCTGTTCGCCGCCGGCCCGGGCGCGAGCTCGGACTTCCCGTCGCCCGCGGCGACGGCCCGCTCGGCCGCCGACCTGGTGACGACCGGCGAGTACTGGAGCAACATCGGCCACTCGGTCACCACGGCGCTGATCGGCCTGGCCGTCGCGATCGTCGGCGGCCTGGTGATCGGCCTGCTCATCGGCGTCAGCCCCGCGGCCCGCCGCAGCACCCAGCTGCTGCTGGACTTCGGCCGCACGGTCCCGGCGATCGCGCTGCTGCCGCTGTTCCTGCTGCTCTTCGGGGCGACCCGGCAGCTCGGCGTGGTGCTCATCCTGGTCTCGGCCGTGTGGCCGGTCGTCATCCAGACCAGCTACGCCGTCGGCCAGATCTCCCCGCAGCTGAAGGTCGTCGCCCGCGCCTACCACCTCACCCGGTGGCACCGGCTGCGGTACGTCGTGGCGCCCTCGATGCTGCCCTTCGTCTTCGCCGGGTTGCGCATCGCAGCGACCCTCTCGCTGCTGATGGCGATCAGCTCGGAGTTCCTCGGCGGGTCCGACGGCATCGGCTACGTCCTGCTCCAGGCGATGCAGATCAACGACTCCGACCGGGCGTTCGTCTACTCGATCACCGCCGCCCTCCTCGGCGTCCTGCTCAACCTCGTCTTCGTGCACCTGCAGCGCCGCGTCCTGTGGTGGCACTCCTCGGTCCGCACCGGAGGTGCCGCGTGA
- a CDS encoding ABC transporter permease has protein sequence MNRTVNVVKAVGWELWLPCLLVALWWVASSGSTSFYWPALSEIVARFGDLWLPDHLLEDAVPSLVRLVSGFGLGFVVAVGLGLLLGSVPALEDATRPLVELMRALPSVALLPIMILLLGTEDDMKVVTIAFVATWPILLNTVEGVRGVEPLLHSVAASYRLSTWHKIRYVVVPAAMPQVFAGARVALSMSVVAMVLTEMVGSPGGLGYFVLDSQRTFDIVAMWTGLLVLGLIGYAANKAFGLVEAGVLSWHRGYTQQKEDQR, from the coding sequence GTGAACCGAACCGTCAACGTCGTCAAGGCCGTCGGGTGGGAGCTGTGGCTCCCGTGCCTGCTCGTCGCCCTGTGGTGGGTGGCCAGCTCCGGCAGCACGTCGTTCTACTGGCCGGCGCTCTCGGAGATCGTCGCCCGGTTCGGCGACCTGTGGCTGCCCGACCACCTGCTCGAGGACGCCGTCCCGAGTCTGGTGCGGCTGGTCTCGGGCTTCGGCCTGGGCTTCGTCGTCGCGGTCGGCCTCGGCCTGCTGCTCGGCTCCGTGCCGGCGCTGGAGGACGCGACCCGTCCGCTCGTGGAGCTGATGCGCGCGCTGCCCAGCGTGGCGCTGCTGCCGATCATGATCCTGCTCCTCGGCACCGAGGACGACATGAAGGTCGTGACCATCGCCTTCGTGGCGACCTGGCCGATCCTGCTCAACACCGTCGAGGGCGTGCGGGGCGTCGAGCCCCTGCTGCACAGCGTCGCCGCGAGCTACCGGCTCAGCACCTGGCACAAGATCCGGTACGTCGTGGTGCCCGCGGCGATGCCGCAGGTCTTCGCCGGCGCCCGGGTCGCGCTGTCGATGTCGGTCGTGGCGATGGTGCTCACCGAGATGGTGGGCAGCCCCGGCGGCCTCGGCTACTTCGTCCTCGACTCCCAGCGCACGTTCGACATCGTCGCGATGTGGACCGGCCTGCTCGTCCTCGGCCTCATCGGCTACGCCGCCAACAAGGCGTTCGGCCTCGTCGAGGCCGGCGTCCTGTCCTGGCACCGCGGTTACACCCAGCAGAAGGAAGACCAGCGATGA
- a CDS encoding ABC transporter ATP-binding protein → MTQPLVHPTPAATDADGAAVPILRVQGLGHRYGERQVLSGLDFEVARGELMCIVGPSGVGKTTLLECLTGLRRPSEGTVLFDGAPIDSPPRGLAIVFQDYGRSLMPWLSVLENVTLPLRSAGLGKKEREQAGREALAEVGLADATDSYPWQLSGGMQQRVAIARALAYRPSAVVMDEPFASVDAQTRADLEDLLLRVREHLGITVLLVTHDIDEAVYLSDRVLALGGKPAGIREMLTVDLPSPREQVATKALPGFAELRSRVYRLIRHV, encoded by the coding sequence ATGACCCAGCCCCTCGTCCACCCCACGCCTGCGGCCACGGACGCCGACGGCGCCGCCGTGCCGATCCTCCGGGTCCAGGGCCTCGGGCACCGCTACGGCGAGCGCCAGGTGCTCTCCGGCCTCGACTTCGAGGTCGCCCGCGGCGAGCTGATGTGCATCGTCGGGCCCTCCGGCGTCGGCAAGACCACGCTGCTGGAGTGCCTGACCGGCCTGCGCCGCCCCTCCGAGGGCACGGTCCTCTTCGACGGCGCGCCCATCGACAGCCCGCCGCGCGGCCTGGCGATCGTCTTCCAGGACTACGGCCGCTCGCTGATGCCGTGGCTGAGCGTCCTGGAGAACGTCACCCTGCCGCTGCGCTCCGCGGGCCTGGGCAAGAAGGAGCGGGAGCAGGCGGGCCGCGAGGCCCTCGCCGAGGTCGGCCTCGCCGACGCGACCGACTCCTACCCCTGGCAGCTCTCCGGCGGCATGCAGCAGCGCGTCGCGATCGCCCGCGCGCTGGCGTACCGCCCCTCCGCCGTGGTCATGGACGAGCCGTTCGCCTCCGTCGACGCCCAGACCCGGGCCGACCTCGAGGACCTGCTGCTGCGGGTGCGCGAGCACCTCGGCATCACGGTCCTGCTCGTCACCCACGACATCGACGAGGCGGTCTACCTCTCCGACCGCGTGCTCGCCCTCGGGGGGAAGCCGGCGGGCATCCGCGAGATGCTCACCGTCGACCTCCCCTCGCCCCGCGAGCAGGTCGCCACCAAGGCGCTGCCCGGCTTCGCCGAGCTGCGCAGCCGCGTCTACCGCCTGATCCGCCATGTCTGA
- a CDS encoding flavin reductase family protein: MSEATVAAVIDPARFRDTLGHYPTGVALVTAMVPEDSGADEPVGMVVGSFVSVSLDPPLVAFLPDRESRTFARLRRAETFCVNVLAADQADLVGRWRGTESFADLGWSLSPAGNPVLPEAVTWIDCGYHDLVEAGDHYIVLGDVRSLEVQRPTSPLLFFQGGFGGFAPPSFLAPPEHDLIRAARISEVALAPLAALAAGAQADVSLLALVGDHDVVIATERGSATPSYLEIGLRLPAVPPSGSVHLEPGDDAAMEAWLARLPRTDEASRERCAQLARRVAEQGYSLSLVGEGPAQDVWQDVTRYIHGDPTPRRQRQVLAMHLDHLDYYEPELEAGASYDVRSITAAVPLGGTPRMAVRLTFPPAGADAATVARWGAEVRERAAEVADLVHARFGENRDLG, encoded by the coding sequence ATGTCTGAGGCGACGGTCGCGGCGGTCATCGACCCCGCGCGCTTCCGCGACACCCTCGGGCACTACCCGACCGGGGTCGCCCTGGTCACCGCGATGGTGCCGGAGGACTCGGGTGCGGACGAGCCGGTCGGCATGGTCGTCGGCAGCTTCGTCTCGGTCTCCCTCGACCCGCCGCTGGTGGCCTTCCTGCCCGACCGTGAGTCGCGCACGTTCGCCCGGCTGCGCCGCGCGGAGACCTTCTGCGTCAACGTGCTCGCGGCCGACCAGGCCGACCTCGTCGGCCGCTGGCGGGGCACGGAGTCCTTCGCCGACCTGGGGTGGAGCCTGTCGCCGGCCGGCAACCCGGTGCTGCCCGAGGCCGTCACCTGGATCGACTGCGGCTACCACGACCTCGTCGAGGCCGGCGACCACTACATCGTGCTCGGCGACGTCCGCTCCCTCGAGGTGCAGCGCCCCACCTCGCCGCTGCTGTTCTTCCAGGGCGGCTTCGGCGGGTTCGCCCCGCCGTCGTTCCTGGCCCCGCCCGAGCACGACCTGATCCGCGCCGCCCGGATCAGTGAGGTCGCGCTCGCGCCCCTCGCCGCTCTCGCGGCCGGCGCGCAGGCCGACGTCTCGCTACTGGCGCTGGTCGGCGACCACGACGTCGTCATCGCGACCGAGCGCGGGTCGGCCACGCCGTCCTACCTCGAGATCGGGCTGCGCCTGCCGGCGGTCCCGCCCTCCGGCTCGGTGCACCTCGAGCCCGGGGACGACGCGGCGATGGAGGCCTGGCTCGCCCGGCTGCCGCGGACCGACGAGGCCTCGCGGGAGCGCTGCGCGCAGCTGGCCCGTCGCGTCGCCGAGCAGGGCTACTCCCTCTCCCTGGTCGGGGAGGGCCCCGCCCAGGACGTGTGGCAGGACGTCACCCGCTACATCCACGGCGACCCCACCCCGCGCCGCCAGCGCCAGGTGCTCGCCATGCACCTGGACCACCTCGACTACTACGAGCCCGAGCTCGAGGCCGGGGCGTCGTACGACGTCCGGTCGATCACCGCCGCGGTCCCGCTGGGCGGCACCCCGCGGATGGCCGTCCGGCTGACGTTCCCCCCGGCCGGGGCCGACGCGGCCACCGTCGCCCGCTGGGGCGCGGAGGTCCGCGAGCGGGCCGCCGAGGTCGCCGACCTCGTCCACGCCCGCTTCGGGGAGAACCGCGACCTCGGCTGA